CTTGGCAGCCCCAGCGGGGGCGGCTCCTCCCtcgctccccctcccccatcaGCACAGGCTGCATTGACACGTTTTTATTTACGAGACAAACCGTCAGCGGTGCCTGCCCGGACCCGGGGCGAGGCCTGGGCTCCcttggggacccccagcccttccccaccaTCCCGGGTTTATTTCCCCGTCCCTCCCACAGGCTTGAGACAAACTTTCCCCCCGCTCAGCTCCGGCCGGGGGGGTCGCTCCAGCTCTTCCCACCATCGAGTCCCCGGTGCCCGGTTCTTCCCAGCGGGGGGATCCCCCCCCTCTTATTCCTGGGCAGGCTCGGGGGCGGCTGGCTGCTTGCTTTGATCGTCCCCCTTCTTTTTGTGTCCCGACACAATGTCATCGATGCGGAGGAGGAGAACTGCCGTCTGCGGAAAGGTGCCGTACCCCACTCCATCAGGAGCTggtcagaaaaaataaaccccaaccgaccccccccacacacccaaAAACCACCAGTCTGGCGTTAAAACGACCCTCCGAGCGCAGCACTACGGGAAGGACACCGTGCCCGTCGCCCACCGTCAGGGACAGAAAAGGGGACACCTgttcttccttgcttccttGCCTTCgacccagccccaccagcaagGGCTCAAACTGGGAGCTTTGCCGAGGGGAGGGTGGCTCGGGCCAGGACGAGGCgaggggcagcagctgccccggCCACCCCCGGGGTTCCAGGACATGGCTGGCACCCAGCCGCCCACCCCCGGCTCAGCCCATCCTTCACGGAATCACATCACACTTTGGGGGGTGAAGGGACCCTTCAAGATCATCGAATTCCAACCCACTGCCACGGGCAGGGGGACACCCCCCCACGGGCAGGGGGACAcccatcccaccagcccagggcgctcccagccccatccagcctggccttgcgCATGGccagggctctgggcagcctgtgccagcgcctcgccgcccccACAGGGGAGAATTTCTTCCAAACACCTaatctccatctcccctcttCCAGCTTAAAGCCGTTCCCCCTTCCCCATATCCAATTTAAATCCCCCCTCTCTGTGTAAAATCATTCCCCCTTCCCCATATCTGATTTAAATCTCCCCTCTCTTAGTTTCAatccattcccccttgtcctattgctacaggccctgataaaaagtctgtccccagcctgtcctggtgggacttgcagaaaaaaaagggggggggggggaatatgGAACACGACAAGTTTTAGCCACAGGATCAAAACCCAACCGCTCTGAGTGCCCGAGTACGGGCTCCCACGGGTGCTGCATCACATTGTCACCCCTCCCACGTCAGTGAGCCGAAACACCCGCAGGCACCACGCTCAGCACCCCAGCGCTCAAGCATTAACGCTCCCCTCTCCCAAAAGACGTGCCACGGAGGCTTGGAACTTCTCCCGCCTCCCTCCTTACCTCTACCGCCGTCTTGTAGGTCTGCAGTTTGACTGCTAAAGGCTCCCAGATCCCCAAATCCTTCATATCGACTAAAGCTCCGGTCTCGCCGTTCACCCCCCACGTCTGGCTGCCTTCTTGAGTGTGTTTCGCCTGCAAGCGGAGAGGGACAGGTCACCACCGACGGCGTAAGGCAGCAAAGTCACCTTCTGGAAACGAAAAGTGACCCACAGGGGCTCAGGAAAATGGTAAAAGGTCATTAGAATGTTTTCAATTCTGGAGCTGATCCATGAGCGTGTTACTGAGCAGCACCTGAAACAATTATACTGAACTTGCACTCAGAGATATTCTCTCTCGTGCCATCCCATCTAATCTCCCAAGGAAGATTCTGGGTTTGTTCACCCccagggttttgttgttttcttttttttaacgCTGGTACCTCCAACAAGCTATTTCATTCCACCTGCACCCTTTCAAATTCAGCACAAACCTTCAGGAAAAATGTCTGCAGCTCAGCtaatgccaaaaaaaccccaacaatctCAATCCCCTTTAACGGACGGGTTACTTCAACACCAGTTTCCTTTGATGTAAAAGCTTACTGCCACTAAAGCCGCTCCCTCAACAAGCTGCTCGTGCAAGAGCAACGCCAGGGAAGGACCGATCcggggagcaggaggcagcggGAAGGGGCTGAAGCTCCTCAGAAGACCCCCAAGCCCCACGCCTTACCCTGAGCGAGGTCAGCACACGGATGGTACTAGCACCACAGTTCTGGATGAGCGTTCGGGGAATGACTTCCAGAGCCTGGGCTACGGCACGGTAAGGCCACTGCTCCACACCCGTCATCCCTTTGGATTTCTCCGTCAGCGCGTGGGAAACGGCCATTTCGGTCGCTCCCCCTCCCGGCACCAGCTGCGGATCCATGAGGACGTTGCGACACACCTGCATGGCATCCTGAAGGTTTCGTTCTACCTCCTGCAACAGGTATAAAAAGCAGAGGATCATCGGTGGCAGGGAACCGTGGcacaccagcagctgggaaggcGGCCAGCGGGGCCGGCTCCTTGGACGGATGGAAAAGCTTTGCCTTcactgggcagcacagcccGCCAGGTGGGAATCCTGGTGTCACTGCAGAACCCGGAGGAAATTTGAGTTTGCTTCATCCGCACGCGAAAGCTGCTCGAAAGGAAGCAATGACACCAAGAAGGTGGCCAGGACGGGGCGGGGAAGCGGCACGTGTAATAACTTACTGCTAGGATTTCCTTGCTGGCTCCACGCAGAATGATAGTGCAGGCCTTGGGGTCTTTGCAATCGGTGATGAAGGCAAAATATTCATCtcctatttttttaacttcGAAGAGCCTGGCACCAGTCCCCACATCTTCCTCCCGCAGCTCATCGGTGCGGCTCACGATGCGAGCTCCGCAGGCCCTAGCAGGCAAACACCGCTCAGGTTAGATGCTCACAAGTAAAGAGCTGGGAGAAAAGGGGTGAGGTAAGAACAACCGCGCGCCACAGGCGGCGAGAACGGGCTCCAGCGAGGAGACGGCGTTTACCTGGCGATCCTGTTGTTGTCCGTCTTTCTCACTCTGCGGATGGCGGTGATGTTGGCTCTCATCAGGTAGTGCTGGGCCAAGTCTGAAATCAGGATCGTGACATTTTATTGATGACTCAGCGCTATTGTGACAAACTTTACgttatcattaaaataaaaaaggttaaCGGGAAGAAAAAACCTAAATGTAGCTTCTTAAACCAAGCTGCAAGGCAAAATTACAGCGCAGCTTTGCACAGTTTGCTAGGCTCAGCCCTGTATTTTGATATTATGATATCAATATATTGATATTTTGATAGCGTTTCCAAATACTGGAAAAGCACAATACTATTTTAAGCGTCCACGTTCACAAGGCAACCTCGAGAACCAACTTCAATGCCTGCCATGTAGAACAATCGCTAGaaaggtaaaaaacaaaaccaaaccagagtCACATTCAAAACCAGGCtcggggggtgtgtgtgtggggcttgggtgtttttttttctttttttaaaaagttacagaacAGTGCATTTAACACAGCGTGAACCCTGAGATTAATTCAACACGAAGGAAGATCACGTGTGTTATTACCAGAAATTCCTTTCTCTGTGATGACCAGATCTGGCTTGACTCTCATCAGATCCTCACAGATCTGCTGAATGTACTCTTCCTCCATCTGCAGGATGCGGGCAAAGTCTTCCTCCCGCGTTATTTCAATATCAGTCTGCACAGAAAGAGGTGTCAGTATCTCACCGTATTCCTTCCAATCCTCCCCTGAGTCAGACCCAGATCCCCTGGCTTGAGTGATCTTAACTCCCTTTTTCTCCAGGGTACTGACCCCGCAGCGGAATTAGCCCATACAAGCAAAAGGTGTCTGGAAAGGCAGAACGTGAAGAAATCCTTCTGCCACTCACGCTTTTAGCTAGCTAGCTGGATTTGTTCTCTTTACTACTTTTCAATCAAAAGCTGCCGACATCTCTACCGAGAGTTGCTTTACCTGGCTCT
The sequence above is drawn from the Falco naumanni isolate bFalNau1 chromosome 20, bFalNau1.pat, whole genome shotgun sequence genome and encodes:
- the CCT3 gene encoding T-complex protein 1 subunit gamma; the encoded protein is MMGPRPVLVLSQNMKRESGRKVQTGNITAAKTIADIIRTCLGPRAMMKMLLDPMGGIVMTNDGNAILREIQVQHPAAKSMIEISRTQDEEVGDGTTSVIILAGEMLSVAEHFLEQQMHPTVIIGAYRKALDDMISILKKIGTPVDVNNKEMMLKIIKSAINTKAINRWSDLACSIALDAVKTVEFEENGRKEIDIKKYAKVEKIPGGFSEDSCVLRGIMVNKDVTHPRMRRVIKNPRIVLLDCSLEYKKGESQTDIEITREEDFARILQMEEEYIQQICEDLMRVKPDLVITEKGISDLAQHYLMRANITAIRRVRKTDNNRIARACGARIVSRTDELREEDVGTGARLFEVKKIGDEYFAFITDCKDPKACTIILRGASKEILAEVERNLQDAMQVCRNVLMDPQLVPGGGATEMAVSHALTEKSKGMTGVEQWPYRAVAQALEVIPRTLIQNCGASTIRVLTSLRAKHTQEGSQTWGVNGETGALVDMKDLGIWEPLAVKLQTYKTAVETAVLLLRIDDIVSGHKKKGDDQSKQPAAPEPAQE